Proteins encoded in a region of the Onychostoma macrolepis isolate SWU-2019 chromosome 20, ASM1243209v1, whole genome shotgun sequence genome:
- the wdcp gene encoding WD repeat and coiled-coil-containing protein isoform X1: MTRNIIFLSIGETEPSMELGKAKLLRTGLNTLHQAIHPVHGIAWTDGKQVCLTSLYSVDGEPKFGDTNVIGQFEHVLGLFWGPLCCSGSPALLAVQHKKHVTVWQLQLSALEQNKLLCTQTCEMSEPFPLLSQGCVWHPKMDILAVLTKRDASVLFSVRVDNRRVKAEIKGSGLIHCACWTKDGTRLVVAIGSALHSYIWNDIQKSLVACSFCPVFDVGGYICAIESTNEAQVAVATELPLDKICGLNAGIAFDLPNESEASTCRPSPVLTVDADYYLDRRRSCDSERSGHASSSGPIDLTHILAKHRKSDPSPLIHLRRRDHLLGTGQDSSHLILVTYERKVTTTRKVSIPGILVPDIIAFDLSGSTVAVASNTCNMILVYCITDSSMPNVQQIQLQKTERPKGVCFFTNKMLLLMIGRQKSNDPAFLPSSNTDKYILRLIAKELVFDEEGATPVVPKSESASQHHGIRRHSENFSKEDHLSIKDLILPGGSVIVSPSSRRKLIEEVRSSDLSPVASSADFSDRASSASSVTLETYDMDHISRMATLAVAGQASRDSSRPCSPRYEASEKLYSDATPPKNSCQSKEKNLEQLTQNMERIFTRFADVQQCLAEIRDFTQNGKKIACSYPSAYEPQYVHITCQKQLSENVYTDERRPLLLCGGRICLRVVQELFGLTVMEMMHGPMWIVLVADADGFVPLTFKHKDELTIRSARRKSPMRPPSCTDVFPPESPLSPSAEK, translated from the exons ATGACCAGGAACATTATTTTCCTTTCCATTGGAGAAACTGAACCGAGCATGGAGCTGGGAAAAGCTAAGCTTCTAAGAACAGGGTTGAACACCCTGCACCAAGCCATTCACCCGGTGCACGGAATAGCCTGGACGGACGGTAAGCAGGTTTGTCTCACGTCGTTGTATTCTGTTGACGGTGAGCCCAAATTTGGCGACACCAACGTCATCGGACAGTTTGAACATGTCTTGGGACTCTTCTGGGGGCCGCTGTGCTGCTCCGGGTCCCCAGCATTGCTTGCCGTCCAGCATAAAAAGCATGTCACGGTTTGGCAACTTCAGCTGAGCGCTTTAGAGCAGAACAAACTCCTCTGCACACAGACCTGCGAAATGAGCGAGCCATTCCCGCTGCTGTCCCAGGGATGCGTCTGGCATCCCAAAATGGACATATTAGCCGTTTTGACCAAGCGGGACGCCTCGGTCTTGTTTTCCGTGCGGGTTGATAATCGTCGCGTGAAGGCCGAGATCAAGGGCAGCGGTCTGATCCATTGTGCCTGCTGGACTAAAGACGGAACACGCCTGGTGGTTGCCATCGGAAGCGCATTGCACTCGTATATTTGGAACGACATCCAAAAAAGCCTGGTGGCATGTTCCTTCTGCCCTGTTTTCGATGTAGGTGGGTATATCTGCGCTATCGAGTCCACCAACGAGGCTCAAGTGGCTGTAGCGACTGAACTTCCGCTTGATAAAATTTGCGGGCTCAATGCAGGCATTGCGTTCGACCTGCCTAACGAGTCAGAGGCTTCAACGTGCCGCCCTTCTCCTGTTTTAACAGTGGATGCGGACTATTATTTGGACAGACGGAGATCATGTGATTCTGAGCGCTCGGGACACGCCTCCTCATCCGGACCCATAGATCTAACGCACATTCTTGCCAAACACCGAAAATCAGATCCAAGTCCGCTCATTCACTTGAGGCGGCGGGATCATTTGTTGGGAACAGGTCAGGACTCGTCACATCTGATTTTGGTGACTTATGAACGCAAGGTCACCACTACGAGGAAGGTCAGCATTCCTGGCATCTTGGTCCCTGATATTATCGCCTTCGATCTGAGCGGCAGCACGGTGGCCGTGGCGTCCAACACTTGCAACATGATCCTAGTTTACTGCATCACGGACTCTTCCATGCCCAACGTGCAACAGATCCAGCTGCAAAAAACCGAGAGGCCCAAAGGGGTGTGCTTTTTCACCAACAAGATGTTGCTCTTGATGATTGGTCGGCAGAAGTCCAATGATCCAGCTTTCCTCCCCTCCTCCAACACGGACAAGTACATCTTGAGGCTAATAGCCAAGGAGCTGGTATTCGACGAGGAAGGTGCCACCCCAGTGGTTCCCAAGTCCGAGTCGGCGAGCCAACATCATGGGATTAGACGTCATTCTGAGAACTTTTCTAAAGAGGACCATCTATCAATTAAGGATCTAATACTTCCTGGAGGCTCGGTAATTGTTTCGCCATCCAGTCGAAGGAAACTAATCGAGGAGGTACGCAGCTCAGATTTAAGCCCCGTAGCGAGCTCTGCCGACTTCTCGGATAGAGCATCCAGTGCCTCTTCTGTTACTCTGGAAACCTACGATATGGATCACATCAGCCGCATGGCCACGCTCGCCGTAGCCGGTCAGGCCAGCCGGGATTCCAGTCGACCCTGTTCGCCAAGGTATGAGGCCTCGGAAAAATTATACTCCGATGCCACTCCGCCAAAGAACAGCTGTCAGTCCAAAGAGAAGAACCTGgagcagctgacacagaacatgGAGAGGATTTTCACCCGATTTGCTGATGTCCAGCAGTGCCTTGCAGAAATCAGAGACTTCACCCAGAACGGCAAAAAGATTGCATGCAGTTATCCATCTGCTTATGAACCGCAATATGTGCACATCACGTGTCAG AAACAGTTGTCTGAGAATGTGTATACGGACGAGAGAAGGCCATTGTTGCTGTGTGGGGGACGGATCTGCCTGCGGGTGGTGCAGGAACTCTTCGGCCTGACGGTCATGGAGATGATGCATG
- the wdcp gene encoding WD repeat and coiled-coil-containing protein isoform X2, which produces MELGKAKLLRTGLNTLHQAIHPVHGIAWTDGKQVCLTSLYSVDGEPKFGDTNVIGQFEHVLGLFWGPLCCSGSPALLAVQHKKHVTVWQLQLSALEQNKLLCTQTCEMSEPFPLLSQGCVWHPKMDILAVLTKRDASVLFSVRVDNRRVKAEIKGSGLIHCACWTKDGTRLVVAIGSALHSYIWNDIQKSLVACSFCPVFDVGGYICAIESTNEAQVAVATELPLDKICGLNAGIAFDLPNESEASTCRPSPVLTVDADYYLDRRRSCDSERSGHASSSGPIDLTHILAKHRKSDPSPLIHLRRRDHLLGTGQDSSHLILVTYERKVTTTRKVSIPGILVPDIIAFDLSGSTVAVASNTCNMILVYCITDSSMPNVQQIQLQKTERPKGVCFFTNKMLLLMIGRQKSNDPAFLPSSNTDKYILRLIAKELVFDEEGATPVVPKSESASQHHGIRRHSENFSKEDHLSIKDLILPGGSVIVSPSSRRKLIEEVRSSDLSPVASSADFSDRASSASSVTLETYDMDHISRMATLAVAGQASRDSSRPCSPRYEASEKLYSDATPPKNSCQSKEKNLEQLTQNMERIFTRFADVQQCLAEIRDFTQNGKKIACSYPSAYEPQYVHITCQKQLSENVYTDERRPLLLCGGRICLRVVQELFGLTVMEMMHGPMWIVLVADADGFVPLTFKHKDELTIRSARRKSPMRPPSCTDVFPPESPLSPSAEK; this is translated from the exons ATGGAGCTGGGAAAAGCTAAGCTTCTAAGAACAGGGTTGAACACCCTGCACCAAGCCATTCACCCGGTGCACGGAATAGCCTGGACGGACGGTAAGCAGGTTTGTCTCACGTCGTTGTATTCTGTTGACGGTGAGCCCAAATTTGGCGACACCAACGTCATCGGACAGTTTGAACATGTCTTGGGACTCTTCTGGGGGCCGCTGTGCTGCTCCGGGTCCCCAGCATTGCTTGCCGTCCAGCATAAAAAGCATGTCACGGTTTGGCAACTTCAGCTGAGCGCTTTAGAGCAGAACAAACTCCTCTGCACACAGACCTGCGAAATGAGCGAGCCATTCCCGCTGCTGTCCCAGGGATGCGTCTGGCATCCCAAAATGGACATATTAGCCGTTTTGACCAAGCGGGACGCCTCGGTCTTGTTTTCCGTGCGGGTTGATAATCGTCGCGTGAAGGCCGAGATCAAGGGCAGCGGTCTGATCCATTGTGCCTGCTGGACTAAAGACGGAACACGCCTGGTGGTTGCCATCGGAAGCGCATTGCACTCGTATATTTGGAACGACATCCAAAAAAGCCTGGTGGCATGTTCCTTCTGCCCTGTTTTCGATGTAGGTGGGTATATCTGCGCTATCGAGTCCACCAACGAGGCTCAAGTGGCTGTAGCGACTGAACTTCCGCTTGATAAAATTTGCGGGCTCAATGCAGGCATTGCGTTCGACCTGCCTAACGAGTCAGAGGCTTCAACGTGCCGCCCTTCTCCTGTTTTAACAGTGGATGCGGACTATTATTTGGACAGACGGAGATCATGTGATTCTGAGCGCTCGGGACACGCCTCCTCATCCGGACCCATAGATCTAACGCACATTCTTGCCAAACACCGAAAATCAGATCCAAGTCCGCTCATTCACTTGAGGCGGCGGGATCATTTGTTGGGAACAGGTCAGGACTCGTCACATCTGATTTTGGTGACTTATGAACGCAAGGTCACCACTACGAGGAAGGTCAGCATTCCTGGCATCTTGGTCCCTGATATTATCGCCTTCGATCTGAGCGGCAGCACGGTGGCCGTGGCGTCCAACACTTGCAACATGATCCTAGTTTACTGCATCACGGACTCTTCCATGCCCAACGTGCAACAGATCCAGCTGCAAAAAACCGAGAGGCCCAAAGGGGTGTGCTTTTTCACCAACAAGATGTTGCTCTTGATGATTGGTCGGCAGAAGTCCAATGATCCAGCTTTCCTCCCCTCCTCCAACACGGACAAGTACATCTTGAGGCTAATAGCCAAGGAGCTGGTATTCGACGAGGAAGGTGCCACCCCAGTGGTTCCCAAGTCCGAGTCGGCGAGCCAACATCATGGGATTAGACGTCATTCTGAGAACTTTTCTAAAGAGGACCATCTATCAATTAAGGATCTAATACTTCCTGGAGGCTCGGTAATTGTTTCGCCATCCAGTCGAAGGAAACTAATCGAGGAGGTACGCAGCTCAGATTTAAGCCCCGTAGCGAGCTCTGCCGACTTCTCGGATAGAGCATCCAGTGCCTCTTCTGTTACTCTGGAAACCTACGATATGGATCACATCAGCCGCATGGCCACGCTCGCCGTAGCCGGTCAGGCCAGCCGGGATTCCAGTCGACCCTGTTCGCCAAGGTATGAGGCCTCGGAAAAATTATACTCCGATGCCACTCCGCCAAAGAACAGCTGTCAGTCCAAAGAGAAGAACCTGgagcagctgacacagaacatgGAGAGGATTTTCACCCGATTTGCTGATGTCCAGCAGTGCCTTGCAGAAATCAGAGACTTCACCCAGAACGGCAAAAAGATTGCATGCAGTTATCCATCTGCTTATGAACCGCAATATGTGCACATCACGTGTCAG AAACAGTTGTCTGAGAATGTGTATACGGACGAGAGAAGGCCATTGTTGCTGTGTGGGGGACGGATCTGCCTGCGGGTGGTGCAGGAACTCTTCGGCCTGACGGTCATGGAGATGATGCATG